A region of the Nostoc sphaeroides genome:
GATAGCCTGCATCCAAAGGCTTACCAGATAAAATAGACGAAGTAGTCACCCAGCCAGATGTTAATGTGAATGCTTCTTCACCTAATTTTTTCTCACTGGGGAACCCAGCAACAAATACTTGATCGTACTCCTTCAAGCTCTTTGACTGACCTCGTTGAGGTAGTTCATAGGAATTAGTACTAGAAAACCACAACAGTCCTAAGTCATTTCCACGAAAATTTACCTTATATATAAGCGCTTTGTGAACTTGACCATCAAACGTTTGGACTTGATACCCACCACCTAAATCTTTTGCTCTTTTCTTCAAAATCTCTAGTACATGGTCATTAGTCAACACAAGATATAAGTAAATTAACTGCTGCCCGTGTGTTCGCTCTTGTTTCTCGATTAAAATTCCAGATGCCCCGTCTTCTGGGGATTTTTCTGGAAGTACTCTAACCGTAATTTTCTGAGCTATACTGTGTATCTCTTGCTGATCGCTAAGAGCATTTTCAGGTGGCGAAGACTTTGTTTTTGTCAGGCTAGGCAAAGCAATAGCCTGCTTGGGTAGTTGAATTATAGGAATATACACGCAGGCTAAAGCAATAATTATCATTAAAGTGCGGTTCATCCAGTTCATTCGTGATGAGTTAATAAAATTGCCTTGTATCAACAAGGGGAAGAGTAAAGAAATAAATCCGTTTGGCAAAACAAGCTTTTGTAGTTCTTTGAGCACACCTAAGTTTTGATTTTGGGTAGCAAAATATTTAACTAGGCCAGTGGATTTACTTTTGTTATAAGCAATACTGAAATGATACAGAATCCGAAAGCTATTTTTCAATAAATAGGGTTAAAAAGTAAAGAGAATTCATCGACAACTATATCTCCCAAGTCAATAAGTTTTAGCTCTTAGTAAATTATTCTTAAATTTTTTATGAAATTGATTTATCTACTTGATTAAATCTTTCATACCTTGTTTTAGCTACTCTGGGTCATTAATAATCGAGAGAACAGAGGGGGAGGGAGAAGCAAGCATTGTTTGCCTCTCCCTCCCCCTTTCTTCGCTATTGCATAATTATCATTTTAGTACTTGCACATGTACATGAGTACTATACGAAATTTGACTATTTTAGCCATTGTTCACTAGGCGCAACACTCAATACAACAAATCTACTATTAAATTTGCTTTGTGCAGAAGCGCTTGAAACAGCCAAATTTCATAATATCAATTATGAAATTTGGTTTGTATAGTTCATAATTGCTAGATTTTTGTCAGTTCTATTTAAATAGATTAATTGACAAAAAGTACACTATTTTAACCTCTCACGAATGTGATTAGAACTATCAAATTTTGCAAGCTACCTCTGCTGTTTTGAGTTCTCCTCTAAGCAAAGCTTTAATTTCAACATAGGTACGACAACTTCTTCCTTCTATTCTAGGGTCATTTTTAAAGTTTTCCTTATTTAGTTGAAGCAGCTGACGCACAGTCTCTTGACCATCTTGGCCAGGCTTGAGGGTGTATAGGAGTCCAGTACAACCACCACCTGTACGATCTGTTACACAAACTACAGGTTGATTGTTGAGTATTCCGTGTGTAATGTACCGTGGATATCCTGAAACAATATATTGGTTTATTCTGTTTGTAACCTGTTGGCAACGTCTTTCGGGAGGATAGCCAGCAAGAGTGAACCTATCTTCAACCCAACGGATAAACTCTCTTTGTCCAGTTGAGGTTATGGCAAAGGTTGTTGGAGTGCCGTTACGGTTTTTCTCACAAGAGAAACGAATTGACTCAGCTTTAACCGGAGTGCTAGCTACAGCAATATAGCCCATTGCCAATACTGATGTAAGCAATGCACATATACCAAGGTTAACTTTCATATCTTTGGTACTCTCCTACTTGTGTCATTCAATACACAGACTTTTGATATTGTCAATATGAATTTTTATAATGTTATCACGGTTTTCACTATCTATCACAGTTTTTACTAAACACAAGGTTACATTTATTTAATTCCGTAACAGTTGCACAGATGAAAGGTTTAGTAGCCTCAAACCCGGATTTTATTTCGGATTACTTGCGTTTAAGGCAGGCAATCATCACCTGGAGCTATGAAAGGAGGACAATTGCCCCTAGATTTAGGAGGAGATTTAGTAGTGGTAGAGTCAGGTGAGACAGTAGAGTTAGGAGATTTAGTAGTCACTGTTCTGAAAACGACGAAAGATATGGTAAATACTGTGACCATCCCTATCATTCCTACTACAAATCTCCACCTTAGAGGAATTGTAGTTACTAGTCTAGTTGGTTGCTGTCTTGTTAGTGGTTGACTGTTTCCAGGCGAGAGAATCCAAGTTTTTTTATATTGTTTCTTATATTTTTTGATGGCATGCAGTACATCATCTGCTAATTGATAACGACGGTTGTAGTCCTCATGCACCATTCTTTTTAGAATTTTTTCCAACCCTTTGCTAACTTGTATCTGGCTACCCCAAATCACCTCACCCGTTTTAGTATCCTTCAAATGCTCAATATCTAACCCTGCTAGAGCTTGTAGAGCAGTTATTCCAAGGGCATAGATATCACTATTTAATCGTGGCTTTCCTTGACGTTGCTCTCTAGGAGCATAGTCTTCCGTGTAGATCCGAGTAGGTTTTTTTCCTAGAGTTGTGTTTGCAGATTGAGCCACTACTTCTTTAACAGCACCAAAGTCAATCAAAACTATTTTGTTATCTGGAACACGCCTCATCAGATTTTCTGGCTTAATATCACGATGAATAATCTTCTTACTGTGTATAAATTTGAGGATTTCTAACACCTCCTCCAACAAGTCAACAACCTTATCTTCTTCAAGTTTGGTTATTTTTTGTAATTCTTGGCCAAGGTTGTGTCCCTCAATGAACTCTTGTACTAAGTAAAACTCTTTATTGTCATCAAAATCGGCGAAAAACTGCGGAATCCGATCATTCCTTAAGGGGTTACTTAAGTCAAATAAAACTTTCGCCTCTCGTTGGAACAATTCCTTAGCCTTATTGAAAGTATCTGGATCGTTACTTGCAAAATTGAAGCGCTTAACGGCACACTTTCGGTTTCTGGCATATAAATCTTCTGCCAGGTAAGTCTCACCGAAATTTCCAGAACCTAGAGTTCGGATAACTTTATAGTGCCCACCCACTATGTTTCCTACTATTAGTCCCATTTAATACTACCCTGGAAAGGTTTCACTTATACTTAATGATACCTTGCGGTAAGAATTTTTTTTATGGCTTGCTATTTTAAGAGGAATACGACACAAAAAGTACCTACTGGCTGGTATTTTGTAAAAAAATGGTGAAAAAGGAGTGAAATGAGCATCTGTGCAGAAAGTTACGCTAAGGACTTGATGAGCCACAATCAAAACTGTGATCGCCACGGATAACACTGTACCAGTTGAAGTCTCAGAAATTTAGAAGCTTCAAACCCAAGATGAGCCGTATTAGGGACTTCCAGAAATTGTTGCACCAAATAATCTATAGGTTAATTGGTACATCGAGAATTGCCAAAAATATCGATTGACAGAATGCTTATCCAGTAAGGGTTACAGCATTAGGGTAACTTTATGTACGATTGCTGATGCTGTTGGCGAAGTCAAAAAATGCTTTTATTTGGGTAAGTCAGTTCAGCAATGAAACGATTGAGAGCTTTCTGAATAGCTTTGTAACCAGGAGCTTGCTTGCCTAACTTCAGTTCAGACAAAATGCGATTGCGTAAAAGCTCAAGTTCTACTTGGGAAAAAGCAATTGCTGTTCGTTCCATCAATGCAGCATTCTTTTGAGTAAGATTTTGTATTTCTGCAATGAGTACTTCTATTTCCTCCTCATGCCGTGTATTACTCGGTGGGGAGTCCATGTCATTCTTAGGGTGACACTCTACGGAACTCCTGTCTACTTTTGACTTCGCCAACAGCATCGAAACACTACCCCAATACCCAGATGGGGCCCAGCCGAGATACGTGGAAATTGGGACACTTTGTAAGTTATATTACGCAGATTTGCTAAAACCCTGAGATAATATTATTTCATTTTTCCAACATTTTAATAAATGCCACGACTTAAAAGGTTATTTTAAACCTTAGAGGTTGTTTGAAAATTCCTTCAGTGTGTGTTTCACTACCCTGGCTACCGAGAAACCACTACGAAAAAATCGGAGTTTTGGGATTTGTTCTCGCGCCCCTGAGTCGCACTTGAGGCTCAAGCCGACCCTTTTCAAACAACCTCTTATGGAGTATGAGTTTTGGAGCCTCTATTTGCCCTGATTACTAATGGCAAGTCTTTAAGTTTTTTCTGGATTGTTGTACATTGATTTTGTAGTTACCTATGTTTTTGCTGAAATCATAATCATTAGTCTAAGGCTTATATAAAGCCTGGAAATACTTTTAGATTATGTACAAGCGTGAAAACAGGCATAACTGATTATTATACACTAATCTTATTGTAATAAATATTTTTTATTAACATTATTTACGATTAGCTATGCCTTTAAAAAACGGACAAATTTTGAACAATAAATACCGCATTCTGGGACACATAAATAATGATAGCGAAGGAGAAAGAACATTTTCAAGTACTTATAAAGCTGAGAATATACAAAGCAAGCAGTATGTAGTAATTAAAACTCCTAAATCTGGAATTCACTTTCATAAACGATTTCTAGAAAAAGAAATACCAATTCTAAAGAGAGTATCTAATAATAACGAACATATAGTAAGTTTTTTAGATGATTTTTTTATAGATGGTCAACCATACTTAGTGATGCAATTTATTGAAGGTAAAACTTTAGAAAAGTATGTGCAAGAAACTAGAATTGAACTTACAAATAACCAAAATTTTGAAGAAGCTTTAGAATATATACGTCAGATTGGAAGAGCTTTAATAAAATTGCATAATCAGAACCCAACTATAGTTCACCGAGACATAAAACCTGATAATATTATGCTACAAAAAATACAAGACCCGTATGATAACAAGACAAAATATAAAGCAATTTTGATTGATTTTGGTATTGCTGGGCGAAGTGACTTAATAGGAATAAAACCCACTAACTTAGGATCGGGTAATTATGCTCCTTACGAGCAAAAAATCCCAGGTGAGTGTCCTTATAAACAGAAGTTTGCTAATGAATGTAACATGTCAGTCACAGAAATTCTAGACAAAAATAAATGTGTTGACAAACATAATTTATCAACTAAATGTAAGCTAGCTACATATCTGAAACCTACTTTAGATATTTATTCTTTAGCCGCAACTTTGTATTTTGTAATAAAAAAAGAACCACCTCCAGATTCAATAAGCCGCAGTGCTAATGACAACTTAGCTAAAGAAATTTACAAAAATATTTACCTAGCTAACCAAGAACAAGCAAAGTTATATATAGCATTGTACAAAGGTATGGAATTTGAAGCGGACACTAGATGTCAAAGAATGGAAGATTGGATAAATATGCTTGAACCTAATTCTTCTATTAATAAGTGGGCTTTTTTTATAAGTGTTGCTGTCAATTATGTCAAAAAACTGTTTAAATACGTCAAAAAGCTGGTTAAGAGTATTTAATAGTATTTTTATCAAGATGAACATATTATGAAGCTTATTTGAAATATTCTGTAATGAACATATTTTACGTTTTGCAAAATTATAGCGCAGTTTTTTTAGATAGCATAAAGTTATTGTATTCAGATAAATATTTGCTTAAACAAGATATTTTTGATCTCTACTAAATTAATCTAGATGGACTCATCACTATGACAAAGTTGAATTTAGCTAATACTATGCATCTGCTTCTACTCAATGGAGCTTTGCTGATAAGCGGGACAGTGGTTGCCAGCACCATTGCTGGCATTTCAGGCAAAGCCTCTTATAGAAAAGCTATAGGAAAACTAGCTGGTAGTATAGCGGCAAGTAAGTTGGACGACATAACAGCTAATCTGTGTAAAGAAAATGACACTGAGCTGAAAGAAGATTTACAGCGAGCAGTTGGGTTAGCTACCGCAGTTACAATCCAGGCTTACGCTGAAGATAATAGTTTTCCAGCCTATACAAGAGCCATACATAAATTAGCTAAAAATGCTGGGGAGTACTGGCAGTTTATTGATACACTTCAAGACTCGGAGTCTCAAGCTACGACAGAGATTGAAAAGTCTCAAATTACAGAAATTTTTTCGACAGATGTGTCAGATTTTATCAAAGTTACCGCTTTGGAACCGGATGCTTGGCAAAGTTTTCTTGAGCAGTTGAGCCAGGAGTCTGGGGTTGTTATTCCCAGTTATATAACTGCAAACATTGCATTTGCACTATACAGTACCTTTCCTAAAGCCTTGCGGGAGTTGCTCAAAGATGATTTTGAGAAGGGAGGTAAAACTTTTGCTTCCCTCTATTTATCTGTGTTAGATAGTTTCAAAGAAATAAAGAGTTCCTTATCTAATGAAAGAATTAAAAAAACAGCTTTTTATTTAGGTGATATAGAGTGGGATTTGACATCGATTGAAAACTGGAATAAGATTGTTTTCGACAAAAACATAGAGACTAACAAGCATAGGAAACAGCTTTTAAATAACTTGGATAAATCAGTCAGGAATGTAGCAGATGATAGTTTAAAAGAAATTGGGCGAGAAGAGCCTTACAAAATTGTTGAGCACTTTAACCAAATAAAAGAGCAACTCTATTTTATCGGTCGCCAGATAGAGGCATTTGCCACAGCTAACACTTTGATAACTTTGGCATTAGATGTCAACTCTTCTTTTCAGGAAGCTCTACAGCAAATAGATTTACAAAGTTTAAGAATGAGTGATTTACTTTCTGATGTTTATCCTTCTGCTCAAACCAAGCAGGTGCAGAAACTGGCAGAACTACTAGATAGAATAGACTTGCGAAAAATCCAACCAGCTTATGAGGTGATTCCTGAGCCTCCGCGCAATTTGACTATAGACACAGTTCTTGCTTGTCCAAAACATTGGCAAGGACGTTTTAGCGAACTAGAGCAACTTCGAGCATGGTTGAAAGATGAAAATACTAAGATAATTTGTATTCAGGGGATAGGAGGCATCGGCAAGTCAACTCTGGCAAATAAAATATATACAGAAACTACTGAATTTGATAGAAAGTTGTGGGTAGGTGTTAGCGAAAAAACCTGCTTTAACGATTTAGCAATGCAGGCGCTAATTATATTAAGTAAGTATCCAGAGAGAATACGGAAAATTCACGAAGATCAATTAGTGAAGTATTTAACAGATAGTATGAGAAATAGTAAGTTTTTGCTTGTCATTGACAATCTAGAGGCACTGCTGACATTGAATGGGCAATGGCAGGATGAATACTACCAGAAGTTTTTTGAGAGTTGGGCGAATTGCATGGGTGCTAGTAAAATTCTTGTAACAACACGAGAACGGCCAATTGATTTAGATGTAAAATCGTGCTGGCTACAACTTTCAGGTTTGAGCCAGCAGGAAGGAGTAGCCCTATTACAGTGTTTAAATATTCAAGCTTCTCAAGAACAGTTGCAAGACTTTACTCAACAAGTCAAGGGACATCCCCTGATGCTTAATTTGCTAGCAAAATTCCTCAAAAAGAAAGGGATCAACTATTTGGCAAAAACACATGAACTGGATATACCCGACTTGCTAGGCTTGTTAAGCGATAAAGAAACTACTATAAATTATGAGCGTAAACCGAATATACAAAACCTCTCGGAGTTAGAAGACAGCTTTAATCGTCTCACCTCAAAACTACAAAGCTTGTTACTTAACTTAAGTGTCTACCACGATGCATTTAATCTAGTAGATGCTGCTGCCCTCTTACCAAAACAAAAAGTGTCTGAACAGGATTTAAAAGAACTTGAGAAAGCCAAATTCTTGTATAAAGACAATGCAAATGGAAAGTGGAAGTTTAGATATCCTTTTATTTTGACCTATTCTCAATTGAAAGCGGGTGAGCTAACTGATATCCATGAATTAGCGGTTAATCACTATAAATTACATGCTAAACCACCATCGTGCTGGAACAAACTAGACGATCTAAAGGAACATCTAGAAATTTTTTATCATCGCTGTCAACAAAAAGAGTATGGCTTGGCATTCGATGTTCTTCATGAATGTGATAGTTTTTTATATTCACGGGGTTACAATATTGACAGAGAAAAATATTACCAACAGTTAGTGCAAATGTGGCAACCATGCAAATCAGAAGAAAAACAGAAATTTTTGCTGTGTTTCTATGCATTGGCTGACGCTTACAGTTCTACAGGAAAGTACCAAGAAGCTATCAAATGCTATCAATCAACGCTAGATGTTGCACGAGAAATTGACCATTCTTTAAAAGAAGCCCAAGCGTTGAATAACTTAGCTAGTGTTTACACTCGTCTAGCACAGTACTATCTTGCGATAGATTACCATCAGCAGTCTCTAAAGATGTTTAGAGGACTGAAAGATAAATTGGAGGAGGAAGCCGCGTCTCTGAGCAATCTTGGCAATGCTTACTATTGTCTAGGACAATTTGAAATGACGATTAAATATAATCAACAATCGTTAGATATTGCACGACAGATAAAAGACTCTCTTGGAGAAGCTTCTGCACTCAATAACTTAGGAAATGTTTACTACTCTTTAAGAGAATATCAAAGGGCTCATCAATCCTACTACGAAGCGCTAAATTTATTACACAAAAATCAAGATATTCAAAAAGAAATTACTTTTCGTAATAATTTAGGCTGTACTTACAATGTTTCAAAAAAGTATAAAAAAGCAATTTATTGTCATGAGGAATCATTAAAAAATGCACAAATGATTGGTGATCGTTGGGAAGAAGCGACTTCTTTAAGCAACTTGGGAAATGTTCATGCTGACTTGAAGGAATATGAAAAAGCAATAGAAAATTATCAGAAATGCTTGAAAATTGCAAAGGAGATAGACGCTCCGCAACTAGAGGCTAATGCTTTAAGCGGTTTGGGAAATGTCTATTCTTTTCAAAAGAAATATCACATAGCAATAGACTATCATCAACAGTCATTTGAAATTAAACAGAAAATATGCGATAGGTACGGTGAAGCAAAACAATTACACTATCTAGCTACTGCTTATCTGCAAAAAGGCGATGTTAAAGGATTTAGCCTTCAAAAGCAGGTAAAACTGATTTTACAAGAACTTGAACTTCCTATTGATTTTTTTGGATCGGTGTTATGGTTAGCAGTGCGGCATAGAGTGAAGGCATGACGAAAGGTAGAGATTCGACTTTAATTCTACTGGCCCCTGGCTGTCTTATCGGTATATAACAAGAAATTTGAAAGCTTGAATTTTAGCAAAATCGTTGGTAAATAAGTTTAAATATACTGATTAGACAGTCAGGGCTACTGGCCTATCGTCACGGTCTGCGTGTATCATAATTGGTAGCGTTGCGATGGGAACAAGTAGATTTTTCTAGTGGCACGATCCATATCAATCGACTCAAGCATGGTATCAGTTCAACGCATCCTTTACGTGCCAGAGAGTTGAGGTGGCTACGACAAAAGCTGTATACTTAGCTCTTTCAAATCATCCTTAATAATATCGATGAGCTTATTTGCTAGTCCTTCTAGGGCTGTAATATTTTCTTGAGTACTATCATCCATATCTTCTTTCGGTTGTTGGGGAACGTAATCTATTCGCTCACTCATTGAGGGCTGAAATCGATAGTATTGCTTGGGTTGAAGATTAGATATAGACAAAAGCTGCTCGAGTTGACAAGCTACAACTTCACTTTGACCGTCGAGAGCCATATTAATGAATGGTTGCGTCCATTGTAGGATTCCCCATTCGCTAATGTCTTTATAAAGAAATTCGCGGATTTGTAAGCCAGTGCCCAGTGATACCACTAGAATTTCATCTAATTTTAAGCGTTCACCAGTTTTGATATGATAAGAAACCATTGCCTCTATAATCGCTAGAGTAGTAGGATTATTGGCGAATATTCCTCCATCAATCAATATGTATGTTTTTTTGTCGTTAGGTACACTAAGTTGATAAGGCTTGAAGAAAGTTGGGGCAGCAGAGGTTGCCATAGCTGCATCGAACACTGTGCAACCTTTGCATATTTTATAATAATTTTCTGCTTTTTTTTCTTTCTTCACATTACTTGTAAAGAATATAGGTCGGCGAAGAACGGTGTCATAACTTGTAATAACAACTTCTGTCAATGCATCTCTGATATAAGTAGTTTTTGAAAAATAACTTTCCAATGTCTGCCTTTTCAGTTGGGATGTATACTTAGAACTAAATAGGTCTTGGGGTTCTGTTACAGGCAATCCAAATTGTTTGAGTAAAAACTTTAATATTGGTTTAGAAGTACGCTGTCTTCTTTTAAAAATTACTTCTCCTTGTTTTTTATACAAATCTATTAACTTTTCAGATGTAAAGGGTTGACCAGGATTATCTGGATCTGAGCTGGTCAATCCCAAAGCCAATATACCTCCTGTTGAGGTTCCTGCAATCAAATCAAATAGTTGGTAAATTGGTTTTTGAGTTATTTTCTCAATTTCATTCAGCACTATGGCAGGAATGATACCTCTAATGCCACCACCATCGATAGATAATACTTTGACTTTATAACTCATACTACTTTATCCATACTCATCTATAAAGTTTTTTTATCAGAATAGCTTTGTTGTTTACTAAAGCTAATTGCTCGACAATTACTTTGGTTTCTAAGATTTTTTTGGGTTTAGTTTTAGCAACTCCCTTGAGACGATACCCTTTTAACAGATTTAGTTAACTTTATAGACACCATTTACCTCCTAAAAATTGAATATAAATTCAATTTACTACAAAAAGTGCTAGGAGCAAACTTCATAAGTTTTAAGCTTCAGACAGGGATTTTGATTTCAAACTAGAAATTAATTTTATTTACTCAAGAATAAATCAAAGTGGAATTAAATTAATTTGGTTAGGACTTAATTACGCTTATCCCGCTTCCTATAAGGCACATTCAGCAAATCAATCGCCCGTTTCTTCGCCGCTTCCCCCCGCCGATCATACTTACTTGTCGTACTTGGTGACGCATGACCCGCAAGTTTTGCTATGGTGACGATATCTGCCCCTGCATCCAATAGATTACCGATAAAAGTTCTTCTAAAATCATGAGGTGTAAACGCCTCCACATCTGCTTTTTCCCCGCGTCGTTGCAATGCTCGTAACACCCCTTGTTCACTCATCCGTCTTGGTATGATTTTATTTGCCTTATTTAAAGGATAAAAAAGCGCCCCTGGTGCTTTACCCCGAATCAGCAACCAATCTAGTACAGCTTGCACACCAGCTTCAGGTAAATAAACAATTCGTTCCTTCCGCCCTTTCGCTTCACGTATTGTTAATGACCGAGTGCGCGGTTTAAAATCACTCAAATCAAGATAAGTCACCTCACTGCGACGCAAGCCAACTGTCAAAACTGCCAATAGTGCCGCATCTCTCCGACCCAATGTTGAGTCATCTTGAATACAATCAGACCATAGCGCAGCAATTTCTTCAGGATCGAGTTCGCGCCCCTTCAATAAACTCTGACCCCGCACGGACTCAATATCAGCCGCTCGTCCATACTCATCTGTGGACATCAACCCCAACCGCCATGCTTCTTTAAGCGTCCGCCGCAACGCACACAACATTTTATTCGCCATTGCCGGACTGTATTTTTCCATTAGCACCGACCTCACCGCA
Encoded here:
- a CDS encoding COP23 domain-containing protein, translating into MKVNLGICALLTSVLAMGYIAVASTPVKAESIRFSCEKNRNGTPTTFAITSTGQREFIRWVEDRFTLAGYPPERRCQQVTNRINQYIVSGYPRYITHGILNNQPVVCVTDRTGGGCTGLLYTLKPGQDGQETVRQLLQLNKENFKNDPRIEGRSCRTYVEIKALLRGELKTAEVACKI
- a CDS encoding serine/threonine-protein kinase, encoding MGLIVGNIVGGHYKVIRTLGSGNFGETYLAEDLYARNRKCAVKRFNFASNDPDTFNKAKELFQREAKVLFDLSNPLRNDRIPQFFADFDDNKEFYLVQEFIEGHNLGQELQKITKLEEDKVVDLLEEVLEILKFIHSKKIIHRDIKPENLMRRVPDNKIVLIDFGAVKEVVAQSANTTLGKKPTRIYTEDYAPREQRQGKPRLNSDIYALGITALQALAGLDIEHLKDTKTGEVIWGSQIQVSKGLEKILKRMVHEDYNRRYQLADDVLHAIKKYKKQYKKTWILSPGNSQPLTRQQPTRLVTTIPLRWRFVVGMIGMVTVFTISFVVFRTVTTKSPNSTVSPDSTTTKSPPKSRGNCPPFIAPGDDCLP
- a CDS encoding serine/threonine-protein kinase — its product is MPLKNGQILNNKYRILGHINNDSEGERTFSSTYKAENIQSKQYVVIKTPKSGIHFHKRFLEKEIPILKRVSNNNEHIVSFLDDFFIDGQPYLVMQFIEGKTLEKYVQETRIELTNNQNFEEALEYIRQIGRALIKLHNQNPTIVHRDIKPDNIMLQKIQDPYDNKTKYKAILIDFGIAGRSDLIGIKPTNLGSGNYAPYEQKIPGECPYKQKFANECNMSVTEILDKNKCVDKHNLSTKCKLATYLKPTLDIYSLAATLYFVIKKEPPPDSISRSANDNLAKEIYKNIYLANQEQAKLYIALYKGMEFEADTRCQRMEDWINMLEPNSSINKWAFFISVAVNYVKKLFKYVKKLVKSI
- a CDS encoding tetratricopeptide repeat protein, whose protein sequence is MTKLNLANTMHLLLLNGALLISGTVVASTIAGISGKASYRKAIGKLAGSIAASKLDDITANLCKENDTELKEDLQRAVGLATAVTIQAYAEDNSFPAYTRAIHKLAKNAGEYWQFIDTLQDSESQATTEIEKSQITEIFSTDVSDFIKVTALEPDAWQSFLEQLSQESGVVIPSYITANIAFALYSTFPKALRELLKDDFEKGGKTFASLYLSVLDSFKEIKSSLSNERIKKTAFYLGDIEWDLTSIENWNKIVFDKNIETNKHRKQLLNNLDKSVRNVADDSLKEIGREEPYKIVEHFNQIKEQLYFIGRQIEAFATANTLITLALDVNSSFQEALQQIDLQSLRMSDLLSDVYPSAQTKQVQKLAELLDRIDLRKIQPAYEVIPEPPRNLTIDTVLACPKHWQGRFSELEQLRAWLKDENTKIICIQGIGGIGKSTLANKIYTETTEFDRKLWVGVSEKTCFNDLAMQALIILSKYPERIRKIHEDQLVKYLTDSMRNSKFLLVIDNLEALLTLNGQWQDEYYQKFFESWANCMGASKILVTTRERPIDLDVKSCWLQLSGLSQQEGVALLQCLNIQASQEQLQDFTQQVKGHPLMLNLLAKFLKKKGINYLAKTHELDIPDLLGLLSDKETTINYERKPNIQNLSELEDSFNRLTSKLQSLLLNLSVYHDAFNLVDAAALLPKQKVSEQDLKELEKAKFLYKDNANGKWKFRYPFILTYSQLKAGELTDIHELAVNHYKLHAKPPSCWNKLDDLKEHLEIFYHRCQQKEYGLAFDVLHECDSFLYSRGYNIDREKYYQQLVQMWQPCKSEEKQKFLLCFYALADAYSSTGKYQEAIKCYQSTLDVAREIDHSLKEAQALNNLASVYTRLAQYYLAIDYHQQSLKMFRGLKDKLEEEAASLSNLGNAYYCLGQFEMTIKYNQQSLDIARQIKDSLGEASALNNLGNVYYSLREYQRAHQSYYEALNLLHKNQDIQKEITFRNNLGCTYNVSKKYKKAIYCHEESLKNAQMIGDRWEEATSLSNLGNVHADLKEYEKAIENYQKCLKIAKEIDAPQLEANALSGLGNVYSFQKKYHIAIDYHQQSFEIKQKICDRYGEAKQLHYLATAYLQKGDVKGFSLQKQVKLILQELELPIDFFGSVLWLAVRHRVKA
- a CDS encoding patatin-like phospholipase family protein — translated: MSYKVKVLSIDGGGIRGIIPAIVLNEIEKITQKPIYQLFDLIAGTSTGGILALGLTSSDPDNPGQPFTSEKLIDLYKKQGEVIFKRRQRTSKPILKFLLKQFGLPVTEPQDLFSSKYTSQLKRQTLESYFSKTTYIRDALTEVVITSYDTVLRRPIFFTSNVKKEKKAENYYKICKGCTVFDAAMATSAAPTFFKPYQLSVPNDKKTYILIDGGIFANNPTTLAIIEAMVSYHIKTGERLKLDEILVVSLGTGLQIREFLYKDISEWGILQWTQPFINMALDGQSEVVACQLEQLLSISNLQPKQYYRFQPSMSERIDYVPQQPKEDMDDSTQENITALEGLANKLIDIIKDDLKELSIQLLS
- a CDS encoding tyrosine-type recombinase/integrase codes for the protein MNTRAIANNFNPESLALTEPVPLTMHPAEVYLNSLGSGSRRTMREALNAISQLLTNGSCDASTLDWSKLRYQHTAAVRSVLMEKYSPAMANKMLCALRRTLKEAWRLGLMSTDEYGRAADIESVRGQSLLKGRELDPEEIAALWSDCIQDDSTLGRRDAALLAVLTVGLRRSEVTYLDLSDFKPRTRSLTIREAKGRKERIVYLPEAGVQAVLDWLLIRGKAPGALFYPLNKANKIIPRRMSEQGVLRALQRRGEKADVEAFTPHDFRRTFIGNLLDAGADIVTIAKLAGHASPSTTSKYDRRGEAAKKRAIDLLNVPYRKRDKRN